From the Mycobacterium noviomagense genome, the window CAACGCCCAGGTGGTGCTGCTGCGTCAGCGGTTGTCGGCTGCCGGACTGGACGCGGTTCGGGTCGGCACGGTGGACAAGTTCCAGGGCACACAAGCGCCGGTGGTCTTCATTTCCATGACCGCATCGTCCATCGATGAGGTACCTCGCGGAATTTCGTTCCTGCTCAACAGGAATCGTTTGAACGTCGCGGTCAGCCGCGCCCAGTATGCTGCGGTGATCGTCCGCTCGGTCATGTTGACCGAATACCTGCCCGCCACCCCCGCCGGCCTCATCGAGCTGGGCGCGTTCCTCGGGCTGACCTCCGGTGGGATGCCGAGCCCATGGCCGTGCCGCGACGGACAGGACGCTCGTCGCGCCGCTGCGCTGTACGGCTAGTCAGGTTCGTGAGACGAGTGCCGCCCGTAACTCGGGGGATCGTCGAAGTCGGCGCGGTAGTGCCGGTTGCGCGGTGGCTCATCGCCCGCACCCTGGTGACGAGTCGAACTGCCGCGCCAAAAGCGCTCCGACCACAAGACATCGTCGTCGTCGGATTGCGAGTGCGCCCTACCCGAATCGCTGCGGCGGTTCTCCGACGGCGGGAACGGATCGTCGGCCAACTCCTGCCGTGTCGACTCGTCAGAGCCGTGGTATTGCCGGTTCCGGCTGCCGACTTCGGCAGGGGGACCATAGCCGACGGCGCCGTAGGTGTCGTTGATCTCATCGACGAACGCGTCGGCCGAACGCGGGTCGGTCACTGACGCTGCAGATTCGACGAACGGCCGGAACAGCGGCCGGTCGTCCACGTGAGACCCATTGTGAGCAAACCCGATTGGTTCGACGCGCGCCGTCGGATCGGGGTGCCGCACAGTGCGCGGTGTCGGTCGGGGACGTTCGACGCGAGGCTTCAACGGCGCGGTGTCGTCTTCGTCGTAGCCGGCGGGTTCCTGCCAGAGTGCTGGTTCACGAGCGATCGTGTACTCGACGTAGTCATCGTCGTCGTAGTCATCGCCTACCACGTCGTCATCCGCCATTACGGGAACGCGTTCGGTTCGATCGCCGACGCCGGCGGGCAACCCGTCGCGCGCCCGGCCCGTCTGGCCGCCACCCTCCAAGCCGAAGCCGACCATGAACAGCGCGGCACCCACCCCGAAGAGTGCGATGAACGCGGGCAGCAGCATCGACTGCGACATCGCTGCGGCGAACGGTTCGCGCAGAAACGCGGGCAGTTGCAACGCTGCTGCCTGGGGTCCCGGCGGAGATGCACCGTCGGGCATCGGTGGCATTTCGGCGGTGATCCGCGTGGACATGAAGGCGGCGATCCCGGCGCTGCCGAGCACGGCGCCGACGAGCCGGGTTGCGTTGAAGACGCCGGCGCCGGCGCCGGCCACGTCCGGCGGCAGGTTGCGGGTGGCGGTCGCGGCCAGCGGTTGCCAGACGAAAGCCATCCCGAACCCGATCGCGGCGAACGGCAACACCAGCCGCCAAATCGGCGTGGTCGGCGTCGTCTCGATCGACAGCCACGTCAGCCCGATCGCCAACACCGAGAAGCCGAAACCAACCACAGGCCGGGGGTGGTAGTTGTCGACGATCTTGCCGACCACCGGGGCCAGCAGGCCGCTGACGATCGCCATCGGCGCGGTCAACAGCGCTGAGCGAGTCGGCGACAGCCCGCACACCGCCTGCGCGTAGAACATCAGCGGCAGGATCATCGCCGTCGCTGCGAACCCGATCACCGCCACCGCGAGGTTGGCCAGACTGAAGTTGCGGTCGGAGAAGATGTGCAGCGGGATCAGCGGTTCACCCGTGTTGATCGCCTGCCAGTAGACGAACATCACCATGAAGCCGATCCCGGCGACAATCACCGCCCAGATCCACGGCGCCCAGCCGCCGGCTTGACCCTGCTGCAGGCCGAAGACGACGAGGAACATGCCGGCGCCGGATAATCCCACACCGGCCAGGTCGAACCGGTGATCGTTGGTGGGAAGCACCGGGATCAACCAGACCGCCAACGCCATCCCGATGATGCCGATCGGCACGTTGACGAAAAAGATCCACTCCCAACCCAGTCCGTCGACCAGCACACCGCCGGCCAGCGGCCCGACCAGGGTGGCGACGCCGGCGGTGGCGCCCCACAGGCTCATCGCCATACCGCGACGCTCGGGCGGGAAGATCCGGGTGATCATCGACAGCGTTTGCGGGGTCAGCAGGGCGGCGCCGATGCCCTGAACCACTCGGGCGGCGATCAGCATCCCGATACTGCCCGACAGTCCGCACCACAACGAGGCGGCGGTGAACACCGCCAGTCCGATCATGTACAGGTTCTTCGGGCCGAACCGGTCGCCGAGGCGACCCGCCACCAGCAACGGCACCGCGTAGGCCAGCAGGTAGGCGCTGGTCACCCAGATGACCGTGTCGTAGCCGGTACCCAGCTTGGCCATGATGCTGGGATTGGCGACCGCGACGATGGTGGAGTCGACCAGGATCATGAAAAAGCCCACGATCATCGCCCACAACGCGTGCCACGGCTTCGTCACATGCGGACGCTTTTGGGGCTTCGCCGCGGTCGCGCGTCCAGCACCGCCGGCGCGCACCCGACTTGTCGGCGCAGTCATTTCTCCACCTCGCTTCCGCTATCCGCGATGGCATCGAGCCGAGGGGCGTGCTGCCACGGGAGGTCACCCGAGTCCAGCGCCGCTGCGAACTCTCGCAGCCAGGTGACCTGAGCTCGAGTAGTGGCCAGCAAGTAATCCAACGCCACGACGACGGCCGTCGATGCGGCGTTGGCGTCGCGCAGCGCCATCATTTCGGCAACGTCAGCCTCCAGAGCAGCCACGCGGCTGCTCACCGCTTCGGCGGCGGTGTCCGTATCGAGATGGTGCATTTCGGCCAGCGCGGTGACGAACTGGGGGAATTCGTCGGTCGGGATAGCCACCAATTCGCGTACCCGCTCGGTGAGCGCCTCAACACCGGCGTCGGTGATTTCGTAGATCGCCCGCTCCGGCCGATTTCCGTGCCGGCTGGTCGCCGCCCGCCGGATCAGTTTCTCCTCGGCCAACCGATCTACGACGTGATAGAGCGACCCTGGCCGGACCTTCACGATGCGGTCCGCTCGGCGGTCGACAAGTATCTGGAACATCTCGTAGCCGTGCATCGGACGATCACGCAGCAGCGCCAATACGGCGACACCAAGTGGTGTCAATCGGTATGGCATTGCGGCTCCTCCTCCCGCCGCTGCGCGGCGGATATCGTCGCCGCGTGGTCGGATGGTCCAGCTCCTCCGCTAGCCGCTCCGCGGCGGGCATCGTCGCCGCACGAGAGCGGATTATTCCGAGCGGAGTAATCGCTGCGAGGCTACGGGGCCGACCTTCGTCAACACAACTCTTGAATGCATCGGCGTCGTGCACAGCTGACGGTGCCGCCGTCCGGGCAGTTCTTCAAACCGGCGCTAGCCTGGAAAGACGCCATTCACGCCCGGGCCGAACCGGGCCAGACTTGGAGGCACAATGAGCGCACGACGCGCCGGGCCGACGCCACATCAGTTGTCGGCTACCCCGACTGAACGACCGAAGGCTTCCGCCCGAGCCCTCGCGCAGATCATCGAACGTAGCTCGCGGGTGCAGGGTCCTGCTGCCAAGACTTACGTGGAACGGCTGCGCCGCGCCAACCCGGACGCCACACCGGCACAGATCGTCGCCAAGCTGGAGAAGCGCTACCTGGCGGCGGTGACCGGCAGCGGGGCCGCGGTGGGTTCGACGGCAGCCTTCCCTGGCATCGGCACGTTGGCGGCGCTGTCCGCTGCTGCAGGCGAAACCGTGGTGTTTCTCGAGGCCACCGCCGTCTTTGTGCTGGCACTCGCCGACGTGTACGGCGTTCCCGCCGACCACCGCGAACACCGCCGCGCGCTGGTGCTGGCGGTGTTGGTTGGCGACGACAGCAAGCGCGCTCTTGCCGACCTCATCGGCCCCGGCCGTACCAGCGGCGCCTGGCTGACCGAGGGCGTGGCGTCGTTGCCGCTGCCCGCGGTGTCGCAGCTCAATTCGCGGCTGCTCAAGTACGCGGTCCGGCGCTACACACTGCGGCGCAGCGCGCTGATGCTCGGCAAGATGCTGCCGGTCGGCGTGGGCGCCGTAATCGGCGGCGTCGGCAACCGGATGGCGGGCAAGAAGATCGTCCGCAATGCGCGCAAAGCGTTCGGTCCCCCACCCGCCCGCTGGCCGGTCACCCTGCACCTGCTGCCATACGCGCACGACATTCGCTAGCCTCCGCGGCCATACGGCGAGCGCACCGTTTTGCCGTGCCTGGCGGATTGGCCGCGAAGGGTTAGCCTTTATGGGGCGGGAACAGTCAAAACCGTCGCAGTCCGCAGATGCGCCGCTGCCGCGGGCGCACCACGGTGGCAAGCGTCACGGCGCGCGCTTGCCGAGCAGAGGAATCGAGGCGAGCAGCTGCAGTGAGCAGTACAAGTTCACCGTTCGGCCAAAACGAATGGTTGGTCGAGGAGATGTACCGCAAATTCCGTGACGACCCCTCCTCGGTCGACCCGAGTTGGCACGAGTTTCTGGTCGACTACAACCCAGAGCCCACCGCTGAGTCGTCGACGGCGACGGACGGGGCGCCAGCTGCGTCAGCGCCGGCCGCCCCAGCGCCGAGCACCGCACCGGAGCCACGGCCGGCACCAGCTGCCAAGCCGGCGGCAGCCCCGGCGAAGCCAACCGATAGCAACGGCGCGGCCACACCGGCGGCCCCGGCGAAACCGGCCGCCGTCGCACCGGCCGAAGGCGACGAAGTGCAGGTGCTCCGCGGCGCCGCGGCGGCAGTGGTGAAAAACATGTCGGCGTCGCTGGAGGTGCCGACTGCCACCAGCGTCCGCGCTGTTCCGGCGAAGTTGTTGATCGACAACCGCATCGTGATCAACAACCAGCTCAATCGCACTCGCGGCGGCAAGATTTCGTTCACCCATCTGCTGGGCTACGCGTTGGTGCAAGCGGTCAAAAAGTACCCCAACATGAATCGGCACTACGCCGAGGCCGACGGCAAGCCGGTGGCCGTCACGCCCGCGCACATCAACCTGGGTCTGGCCATCGACTTGCAAGGCAAAGACGGCAAGCGCTCACTGGTGGTGGCCGGCATCAAACGCTGCGAGACCATGCGCTTCGCGCAGTTCGTCACCGCTTACGAGGACATCGTTCGCCGCGCGCGCGACGGCAAGCTCACCGCCGAAGACTTTGCGGGCGTAACGATTTCGCTGACCAACCCCGGCACCATCGGCACCGTGCACTCCGTGCCGCGGCTGATGGCCGGCCAAGGTGCCATCATCGGCGTCGGCGCGATGGAATATCCGGCCGAATTCCAGGGCGCCAGCCCCCAACGGATCGCCGAACTGGGTATCGGCAAGCTGATCACGCTCACCTCGACGTACGACCACCGCATCATCCAGGGCGCGGAATCCGGCGACTTTCTACGCACCATTCACGAAATGGTGCTCTCCGACGGCTTCTGGGACGACGTCTTCCGTGAGTTGGGCATCCCGTACGAGCCGGTGCGCTGGCGCGCAGACAACCCCGACTCGGTCGTCGACAAGAACCCGCGGGTCATCGAGCTGATCGCCGCCTACCGCAACCGCGGCCACCTGATGGCCGACATCGATCCGCTGCGGTTGGACAACACCCGCTTCCGCAGTCACCCCGACCTCGATGTGCTGACGCACGGGCTGACGCTGTGGGATCTCGATCGCGTATTCAAGGTCGACGGTTTCGCAGGCGCGCAGTACAAGAAGCTGCGCGACGTGCTGTCGGTGCTGCGCGACGCCTATTGCCGCCACGTCGGCGTGGAGTACACCCACATCCTCGAACCAGAACAGCAGCAGTGGCTGCAGCAGCGCATTGAGACCAAGCACGAGAAGCCGACGGTCGCCCAGCAGAAATACATCTTGTCCAAACTCAACGCCGCCGAGGCGTTCGAGACCTTCCTGCAGACGAAATATGTTGGGCAAAAGCGGTTTTCGCTGGAGGGCGCGGAAAGCGTGATCCCGATGATGGACGCCGTCATCGACCAGTGCGCCGAGCATGCGCTCGACGAAGTCGTCATCGGGATGCCGCACCGCGGCCGGCTCAACGTGCTGGCCAACATCATCGGCAAGCCGTACCGGCAGATCTTTACCGAATTCGAAGGCAACCTGAACCCGTCGCAGGCCCACGGTTCCGGCGACGTCAAGTACCACTTGGGCGCCACCGGCATCTACATTCAGATGTTCGGAGACAACGACATTCAGGTATCGCTCACCGCCAACCCCTCGCACCTCGAGGCCGTCGACCCCGTGCTGGAAGGGCAGGTGCGAGCCAAGCAGGACCTGCTGGACAAGGGCGACACCGAAGACGGCTACTCGGTGGTGCCGCTGATGCTGCACGGCGACGCTGCCTTCGCCGGGCAGGGTGTGGTTGCCGAGACGCTCAACTTGGCGCTGCTGCCCGGTTACCGCGTCGGCGGCACCATCCACATCATCGTCAACAACCAGATCGGCTTCACCACTTCGCCGGAGCACTCCAAGTCCAGCGAATACTGCACGGACGTCGCGAAAATGATTGGGGCGCCGATCTTTCACGTCAACGGCGACGACCCGGAGGCGTGTGCGTGGGTGGCGCGGCTCGCGGTGGACTTCCGGCAGAAGTTCAAGAAGGACGTCGTCATCGACATGCTGTGCTACCGCCGCCGCGGCCACAACGAGGGCGACGACCCGTCGATGACCAACCCGGCGATGTACGACGCCATCGAGACCAAACGCGGTGTGCGCAAGAGCTACACCGAAGCGCTGATCGGCCGCGGCGACATCTCGATGAAGGAAGCCGAGGACGCGCTGCGCGACTACCAGGGCCAACTGGAGCGGGTGTTCAACGAAGTCCGCGAGCTAGAAAAGCATCCCGTGCAACCCAGCGAGTCGGTGGAGTCCGACCAGATGATTCCCGCCGGGCTGTTCACCGGCATCGACAAGTCGCTGCTCGCCCGGATCGGCGACGCGCACCTCGCGCTGCCCGACGGGTTCAACGTGCACCCGCGGGTCAAACCCGTGTTGGAGAAGCGCCGAGAGATGGCCTACGAGGGCAAGATCGACTGGGCGTTCGCCGAGTTGCTGGCGCTGGGATCAATGGTGGCCGAGGGTAAGCTGGTGCGGCTGTCCGGGCAAGACACCCGCCGCGGCACGTTCTCCCAACGCCATTCGGTGGTCATCGACCGCGACACCGGTACCGAATTCACTCCGCTGCAACTGCTGACCACCAACACCGACGGCAGCCCGACCGGCGGCAAGTTCCTGGTGTACGACTCGCCGCTGTCCGAATTCGCCGCGGTCGGTTTCGAATACGGCTACACGGTGGGCAACCCGGACGCATTTGTCATGTGGGAGGCGCAGTTCGGCGACTTCGTCAACGGCGCACAGTCGATCATCGACGAGTTCATCAGCTCCGGTGAGGCCAAGTGGGGGCAGTTGTCCAACGTGGTGCTGTTGCTGCCGCACGGCCACGAAGGACAAGGCCCCGACCACACCTCGGGCCGCATCGAGCGGTTCCTGCAGCTGTGGGCGGAGGGGTCGATGACGATCGCGATGCCGTCGACCCCGTCGAACTACTTCCACCTGCTGCGCCGGCATGCTCTGGACGGCATCCAGCGGCCGCTGATCGTGTTCACGCCGAAGTCGATGCTGCGCAACAAGGCCGCGGTGAGCGAGGTCAAGGACTTCACCGAGATCAAGTTCCGCTCGGTGCTGGAGGAACCCACCTACGAGGACGGCATCGGCGACCGAGGCAAGGTCCGTCGCGTCCTGTTGACCAGCGGCAAGCTGTACTACGAGTTGGCCGCCCGCAAGGCCAAGGACAACCGCGACGACATCGCGATCGTGCGGATCGAGCAGCTGGCCCCGCTGCCGAGGCGGCGGCTTCGGGAAACGCTGGACCGCTACCCATCGGTGGAACAGTACTTCTGGGTGCAGGAAGAGCCGGCCAACCAGGGTGCATGGCCACGTTTCGGTCTCGAGCTGCCAGAGTTGTTGCCGGACAAGCTGACCGGGCTCAAGCGGATCTCGCGGCGGGCGATGTCGGCGCCGTCGTCGGGCTCGTCGAAGGTGCACGCCGTCGAACAACAGGAGATCATCGACGAGGCGTTCAGCTAGGCGTTGTCGCCGCCCGCGCTGGCCCTGCCGCGAGCGTGCGTAGAGTGTCAGCGAAACCGGCGTGTCGGGGTACAAACATGCACGCTCGCGGAGTGAGGGGCGGAGTGAGGGAGGGTCCATGGAGGGGTTTGCCGGGAAGGTGGCCGTGGTCACCGGCGCCGGATCGGGCATCGGCCAGGCGCTTGCCATCGAGCTGGCCCGCTCCGGTGCCAAGGTGGCGATCAGCGACGTCGACACCGAGGGACTGGCTCGGACCGAAGAACGGCTGAAGGCCATCGGTGCGGAGGTCAAGGCGGACCGGCTCGACGTCACCGAGCGCGAGGCTTTTCTGGCCTACGCCGATGCGGTCAACGAGCACTTCGGCAAGGTGAACCAGATCTACAACAATGCCGGCATCGCCTTCAGCGGCGATGTGGAAGTCACCCAGTTCAAGGACATCGAGCGGGTGATGGACGTCGACTTCTGGGGCGTTGTCCACGGAACCAAAGCATTTCTGCCGTATCTGATCGCCTCCGGCGACGGCCACGTCATCAACATCTCCAGTGTTTTCGGTTTGTTCTCGGTACCCGGCCAGGCTGCCTACAACTCGGCCAAGTTCGCGGTGCGCGGCTTCACCGAGGCGCTGCGCCAAGAGATGGTGCTGGCCGGTCACCCGGTGAAGGTGACCACAGTGCACCCTGGCGGTATCAAGACAGCGATCGCCCGCAACGCCGGCGCCGCCGAGGGACTCGACCGGGAGAAACTGGCCGAGGTGTTCGACAAGCAGCTAGCGAACACCAGCCCGCAGCGTGCTGCGCGGGTCATCCTGGACGCGGTGCGCAAGAACAAGGCGCGCGTGCTGGTCGGCCCCGACGCCAAGGTGCTCGACGTGCTGGTGCGGTTGACGGGTTCGGGATACCAGCGGCTGTTCACCCCGATTCTCAGCCGCATACTGCCGCACTGACCTAGGTTGGTGGGCCGCTAAGAACGCCCGAGCGGGTGGTCGGCCAGCCACGCGTCGGCCAGCGTCTGGGGGTTGGCGTCCTTGGCGACTTGCCGGCGCATGTCGACCAGCGCGGCGGTGTCGAGCACTCCGGCCACCTCGTTGATGGCCAGTACTTGCCGAGCCGTCAGCTCGTTGCGGCGATACAGCGGCACCACGTTCTCCGCCTGCACCAGCGGCGGTTTGCCGTCGGCCAGCATGACCAGATCGGCGGGCACATCGGGAGCGGCGGTGCTGCTCCACGCCACCGTAACTTGCCCGGATCGCAAGGCAGCGAACATGCTTGTGTTGTCGCGGAATTCCCGCGGCGCAGGTAGCCGGCAGCGGCTGATCGCCGCCGGTGTGGCGACACCGGCGAGCGCCCCGACGACGAGCCCTCCGCAGTGCCGCGGCAGTTCGCTCAGGTCGTTGCCGCCCCAAGCCTTGGCGGTGGATTGGCTGACCACCAACGCTGGTTTGTCCTCGGCGGCCGTGGCGTAGTCGCCGGCCGCGATTCCCTCCGGCAGCGCCCCGAGCATCGCGCGGTAAACCTGCGCATCTGAGCGCACCGTGGCGCCAGGCTGAAACCTCTGCAGCAAGCGGCCGGTGAAACCGGGCACCACGTCGGCCGCGCCGGAGTCCAGCTTGCTCAGCGGATCGGCTGACGACTCGACGCGCGCCGGGAAGCCGTAGGAGCGCAGCGCCCCGGCGTAGATATCGGCCAGCAACACCGATTCGGAGTCGGGAGTCGATGCGACCACCAGCTCACGCACCGAGTCGCGCGCGTGGGAATCATGGCCACAGCCAACCAGCGCCAGGGTGGCCACTAGCGCCCCCGCGAAAAACCGGGCGGCAGTCACCCGGGGATGTCTGAAGCGGCCGCCACCGCGGAGGCGACCGTCGCCGCGACGCGCGGATCCAGCGGGCTCGGGACGATTCGATCCGGCGCCAAGTCGTCGCCGACGACGGAGAAGATCGCCTCGGCGGCGGCGACCATCATCTTCTGGGTGATCCGGCTGGCCCCCGCGTCCAGCGCGCCACGAAACACTCCGGGGAAAGCCAGCACGTTGTTGATCTGGTTCGGAAAGTCGCTGCGCCCGGTGGCCACCACCGCCGCGTACTTGGCCGCCACGTGCGGGTGGATCTCCGGGTCCGGGTTGGACAGCGCGAACACGATCGCGTCGTGCGCCATCGTGGCGATCAGATCCTCGGGCACCACCCCCGCCGACACCCCGAGGAACACGTCGGCCCCTTCCAGAGCCTCCACCATGCCGCCGGTGCGGCCCTTCGGATTGGTGCGCAGCGCCAGTTCGGTCTTGACGCTGTTCATGTCCTCACGGCTGGGATGCAGGATCCCGCTCGAGTCCAGCACGGTGATATCG encodes:
- a CDS encoding MFS transporter; the encoded protein is MTAPTSRVRAGGAGRATAAKPQKRPHVTKPWHALWAMIVGFFMILVDSTIVAVANPSIMAKLGTGYDTVIWVTSAYLLAYAVPLLVAGRLGDRFGPKNLYMIGLAVFTAASLWCGLSGSIGMLIAARVVQGIGAALLTPQTLSMITRIFPPERRGMAMSLWGATAGVATLVGPLAGGVLVDGLGWEWIFFVNVPIGIIGMALAVWLIPVLPTNDHRFDLAGVGLSGAGMFLVVFGLQQGQAGGWAPWIWAVIVAGIGFMVMFVYWQAINTGEPLIPLHIFSDRNFSLANLAVAVIGFAATAMILPLMFYAQAVCGLSPTRSALLTAPMAIVSGLLAPVVGKIVDNYHPRPVVGFGFSVLAIGLTWLSIETTPTTPIWRLVLPFAAIGFGMAFVWQPLAATATRNLPPDVAGAGAGVFNATRLVGAVLGSAGIAAFMSTRITAEMPPMPDGASPPGPQAAALQLPAFLREPFAAAMSQSMLLPAFIALFGVGAALFMVGFGLEGGGQTGRARDGLPAGVGDRTERVPVMADDDVVGDDYDDDDYVEYTIAREPALWQEPAGYDEDDTAPLKPRVERPRPTPRTVRHPDPTARVEPIGFAHNGSHVDDRPLFRPFVESAASVTDPRSADAFVDEINDTYGAVGYGPPAEVGSRNRQYHGSDESTRQELADDPFPPSENRRSDSGRAHSQSDDDDVLWSERFWRGSSTRHQGAGDEPPRNRHYRADFDDPPSYGRHSSHEPD
- a CDS encoding PadR family transcriptional regulator, translating into MPYRLTPLGVAVLALLRDRPMHGYEMFQILVDRRADRIVKVRPGSLYHVVDRLAEEKLIRRAATSRHGNRPERAIYEITDAGVEALTERVRELVAIPTDEFPQFVTALAEMHHLDTDTAAEAVSSRVAALEADVAEMMALRDANAASTAVVVALDYLLATTRAQVTWLREFAAALDSGDLPWQHAPRLDAIADSGSEVEK
- a CDS encoding multifunctional oxoglutarate decarboxylase/oxoglutarate dehydrogenase thiamine pyrophosphate-binding subunit/dihydrolipoyllysine-residue succinyltransferase subunit — its product is MSSTSSPFGQNEWLVEEMYRKFRDDPSSVDPSWHEFLVDYNPEPTAESSTATDGAPAASAPAAPAPSTAPEPRPAPAAKPAAAPAKPTDSNGAATPAAPAKPAAVAPAEGDEVQVLRGAAAAVVKNMSASLEVPTATSVRAVPAKLLIDNRIVINNQLNRTRGGKISFTHLLGYALVQAVKKYPNMNRHYAEADGKPVAVTPAHINLGLAIDLQGKDGKRSLVVAGIKRCETMRFAQFVTAYEDIVRRARDGKLTAEDFAGVTISLTNPGTIGTVHSVPRLMAGQGAIIGVGAMEYPAEFQGASPQRIAELGIGKLITLTSTYDHRIIQGAESGDFLRTIHEMVLSDGFWDDVFRELGIPYEPVRWRADNPDSVVDKNPRVIELIAAYRNRGHLMADIDPLRLDNTRFRSHPDLDVLTHGLTLWDLDRVFKVDGFAGAQYKKLRDVLSVLRDAYCRHVGVEYTHILEPEQQQWLQQRIETKHEKPTVAQQKYILSKLNAAEAFETFLQTKYVGQKRFSLEGAESVIPMMDAVIDQCAEHALDEVVIGMPHRGRLNVLANIIGKPYRQIFTEFEGNLNPSQAHGSGDVKYHLGATGIYIQMFGDNDIQVSLTANPSHLEAVDPVLEGQVRAKQDLLDKGDTEDGYSVVPLMLHGDAAFAGQGVVAETLNLALLPGYRVGGTIHIIVNNQIGFTTSPEHSKSSEYCTDVAKMIGAPIFHVNGDDPEACAWVARLAVDFRQKFKKDVVIDMLCYRRRGHNEGDDPSMTNPAMYDAIETKRGVRKSYTEALIGRGDISMKEAEDALRDYQGQLERVFNEVRELEKHPVQPSESVESDQMIPAGLFTGIDKSLLARIGDAHLALPDGFNVHPRVKPVLEKRREMAYEGKIDWAFAELLALGSMVAEGKLVRLSGQDTRRGTFSQRHSVVIDRDTGTEFTPLQLLTTNTDGSPTGGKFLVYDSPLSEFAAVGFEYGYTVGNPDAFVMWEAQFGDFVNGAQSIIDEFISSGEAKWGQLSNVVLLLPHGHEGQGPDHTSGRIERFLQLWAEGSMTIAMPSTPSNYFHLLRRHALDGIQRPLIVFTPKSMLRNKAAVSEVKDFTEIKFRSVLEEPTYEDGIGDRGKVRRVLLTSGKLYYELAARKAKDNRDDIAIVRIEQLAPLPRRRLRETLDRYPSVEQYFWVQEEPANQGAWPRFGLELPELLPDKLTGLKRISRRAMSAPSSGSSKVHAVEQQEIIDEAFS
- a CDS encoding SDR family NAD(P)-dependent oxidoreductase: MEGFAGKVAVVTGAGSGIGQALAIELARSGAKVAISDVDTEGLARTEERLKAIGAEVKADRLDVTEREAFLAYADAVNEHFGKVNQIYNNAGIAFSGDVEVTQFKDIERVMDVDFWGVVHGTKAFLPYLIASGDGHVINISSVFGLFSVPGQAAYNSAKFAVRGFTEALRQEMVLAGHPVKVTTVHPGGIKTAIARNAGAAEGLDREKLAEVFDKQLANTSPQRAARVILDAVRKNKARVLVGPDAKVLDVLVRLTGSGYQRLFTPILSRILPH
- a CDS encoding glycine betaine ABC transporter substrate-binding protein, with protein sequence MTAARFFAGALVATLALVGCGHDSHARDSVRELVVASTPDSESVLLADIYAGALRSYGFPARVESSADPLSKLDSGAADVVPGFTGRLLQRFQPGATVRSDAQVYRAMLGALPEGIAAGDYATAAEDKPALVVSQSTAKAWGGNDLSELPRHCGGLVVGALAGVATPAAISRCRLPAPREFRDNTSMFAALRSGQVTVAWSSTAAPDVPADLVMLADGKPPLVQAENVVPLYRRNELTARQVLAINEVAGVLDTAALVDMRRQVAKDANPQTLADAWLADHPLGRS